From the Streptomyces sp. Sge12 genome, the window ATCCTCGCCGCGATGCTCCACGAGGGAGGCACCGAGCGACTGGCCGACGTACGCGAGGACCCGCGCTTCGAGGGCTGGCCGTCCGCCCACCCGGACATGTCCCACTTCCTCGGCATGCCCGTGCGCGACGGCGAGGAGACCCTCGCCGCGCTCTTCCTGGCGAACAAGCGGCCCGGCGCCCCCGGCGGCGGGCAGGGCTTCACCGACGAGGACCAGGAACTCCTCTCCCTCCTCGCCCAGCACGCGGCGATCGCCCTCACCAACGCCCGCCTCTACGAGCGCAGCCGCGAGCTGACCATCGCCGAGGAGCGCTCCCGGCTCGCCCACGAGCTGCACGACGCCGTCAGCCAGAAGCTCTTCTCGCTGCGCCTCACCGCCCAGGCCGCCGCGGCCCTCGTCGACCGTGACCCGGCCCGAGCCAAGGACGAGCTCCAGCAGGTGGCCGCCCTGGCGGCGGAGGCCGCCGACGAACTGCGGGCCGCCGTGACCGAGCTGCGTCCGGCCGCCCTGGACGAGGACGGACTCGTCGCCACGCTGCGTACGCACGTCCACGTACTCGACCGCGCCCACACCGCACACGTCACCTTCACCTGTGACGGCGTACGGGCCCTGCCCGCGACCCAGGAGGAAGCGCTGCTCCGCGTCGCCCAGGAGGCACTGCACAACGCCCTGCGCCACTCGGGCGGCGACCGCGTCGAGGTCACCCTGAGCCGTACGTCCGGCGGCGGTGCGGTCCTGAAGGTCCTGGACACCGGCAAGGGCTTCGATCCCCTGACCGTCCGCCGCGCGGGCCGGCACCTGGGCCTGGTCTCCATGCGGGACCGTGCGAGCGGCGTCGGCGGCCTGCTCACCGTGCACTCGGAGCCCGGTCGGGGCACCGTGATCGAGATGGAGGTCCCCGGTGGCTGACAGCACCGGCCGCAGCGGCGGCATTCGAGTCCTGCTGGTCGACGACCACCAGGTGGTCCGGCGGGGCCTGCGCACCTTCCTGGAGGTCCAGGAGGACATCGAGGTGGTGGGGGAGGCCTCCGACGGCGAGGAGGGCGTCGCCCGTGCCGAGGAGCTGCGGCCCGACGTGATCCTGATGGACATCAAGATGCCGGGCACGGACGGCATCGAAGCGCTGCGCAGGCTGCGCGAGCTGACGAACCCGGCGCGGGTGC encodes:
- a CDS encoding GAF domain-containing sensor histidine kinase; its protein translation is MTGSPPHGGPPSGLAAVSTALLAMSRRLEVRDVLRTIVVSARELLDAEYAALGVPDDHGGFAQFVVDGVSPEQWRSIGPLPRQHGILAAMLHEGGTERLADVREDPRFEGWPSAHPDMSHFLGMPVRDGEETLAALFLANKRPGAPGGGQGFTDEDQELLSLLAQHAAIALTNARLYERSRELTIAEERSRLAHELHDAVSQKLFSLRLTAQAAAALVDRDPARAKDELQQVAALAAEAADELRAAVTELRPAALDEDGLVATLRTHVHVLDRAHTAHVTFTCDGVRALPATQEEALLRVAQEALHNALRHSGGDRVEVTLSRTSGGGAVLKVLDTGKGFDPLTVRRAGRHLGLVSMRDRASGVGGLLTVHSEPGRGTVIEMEVPGG